The sequence CCTGTTACGTCGAGGGCACCGGTGTCGGCCCCTACGAGGGGGCACACATCCAGGTGGAGACCTCGGGCAAGGTCAAGGTCGCCATCGGACTGACCTCGCAGGGCCAGGGGCATCAGACCGCGTTCGCACAGATCGTCGCCGACGAACTCGGGGTGGCGTTCGAGGATGTCGAGGTGGTCACCGGCGACACCCGTCGTATGCCCTACGCGGTGGGCACGTTCGCCTCCCGAGCGGCGGTGATGAGCGGGTCGGCCGTGGCGCTGACGGCGCGCAAGGTGAAGGCCAAGGCGTTACGCATCGCGGCGGACGCGCTCGAGGCATCGGTTGACGACCTGGAGATCGTCGATGGGCAGGTGCGGGTCAAGGGCGCACCGAACTCGCGGATGGACCTCGGCACCGTGGCCGTGTTGTCCAACCCCCTGCGGTATGCCTTCGACGAGGCTTCCAAGGCGGCGACCCAGTTCTCCGTAGGCAAAGCGGATCAGCCGCCGGTCGCCGAGGACGACCAGCCCGGCCTTGAGGGAACCGACTTCTACTCGCCGCCACGATCCACGTTCGCCAACGGTATGCATGCCGCCGTCGTGGAAACCGATCCCGACACGGCCGAGATCCGCATCCTGCGCTACGCGGTGGTGCACGACTGCGGCACCCTCATCAACCCGATGATCGTGGAGGGGCAGATCCACGGCGGTGTCGCGCAGGGGGTGGGCGGCGCGCTGTACGAGCGGATGGAATACGACGCCTCCGGCCAGTTGCTCAACGCGTCGTTCATGGATTTCCTCATGCCGTTCGTCACCGAGGTCCCCGAAACGATCGACATCGATCATTTGGAAACCCCCTCACCGCTGAACCCGCTCGGCATCAAGGGCGCGGGCGAGGCAGGCGTGATCCCGTGTGCGGCGGTGTTCGCCTCCGCGATCGAGGACGCCGAAGGGGTGCCGATCACCTCGATGCCGATCTCGCCGTCACAGCTCTATCACCTTCGTCTTCGTCACGAGGAAGGACGTATTTCGCCATGAGGATTGCCGGAGAAGCCACCCTGAACGCGCCGGTGAAGCAGGTCTGGGACGCGTTACTGGACCCGGCGGTACTGGTCCGTACCATTCCGGGGTGCGAGCGGCTGGAGACGACAGGGGAGAATTCCTACTCGATGACCGTCACCGCCGGGGTGGCGTCGATCAAGGGCACCTACGGCGGGACCTGTACCCTGCGTGACCTCGACCCGCATCGGTCGCTGGTGCTGTCCGCTCAGGGCGAGGGCGCACCGGGCACGATCACCGCGAATGTCAAGGTGGTGTTCGGGGAGAACGAGGACGGCACGACGTCGCTGTCCTACGACGCCGACGCGGTGGTCGGCGGGATGATCGGCGGGGTGGGGCAGCGGATGCTGACCTCGGTGAGCAAGCGGCTGGCGGGTGAGTTCTTCGACGCCGTGGATGGTGTGCTCACCGGAACCGAGCAGGCTGCGGCGCCGGTGCAGGCCGCCGAAGCACGGCAGGGCGCTCCCGTGGAGTCCACTGTGTTCACCGCTCCCGTGCAGGCGAGACCCGCAGGGGATTCGGACTCCTTCCTCAAGGGGGTCGCCCTCGGTGCCGGTCTGATGCTGCTGGGGGTCATCGCGGGGTCGCTGACCGGCCGAAGGTGCCGGGGGTAGCGAAGGCTGACGACGTGCGCCGCCGCCCGAACAACATCGGGTGGCGGCGCACGTCGTTCTAGTCAGGCGCTGCTTCGCCCTGGCCACAATGGGACTGCCTCCCGGGAACCGGGCCGGTAGCACAGGTGACGGCCGGAAGCCAGCCCTGGTGGGAGCGAACCCGCGATGTTCGGCAGGGTATGCCAATGGAGCGCTGTCGCGCTGGGAGAATGTGCCATGGTCCTGATGTCCCGGGACAGGCTTGAATCGGCGACATGAGCGAGCAGCGCCGCATCCGCATCGGGATGGATACCGGAGGCACCTTCACCGACGTCGTGGCCTTCGACGAGTCCACCGGCCGGTTGACCACCACCAAGACACCCTCCACACCGGACAACCCTGCCGACGGCTTCATGACGGGCATCGAGAAGGTGCTGGCCATGCTGGGTGGCTTCGAGCACCTGGACCGGTCGCGGCAGGGCGCGGCGATCAGCGCCGTCAGCCACGGCACCACGGTGGCCACCAATCAACTGCTCGAAGGCAAAGTGGAGAAGCTGGGCTTCGTCACCAACGAAGGCTACGAGGCGATCCTGGAGATCGCGAGGCAAAGCGTGCCCGACGGGTACGGAAACTCGTACTTCTGGGTCAAGCCGGACCGGATCGTCCCGCGGCACCTCGTGCGTTCGGTGCCGGGCAGGCTCGACCACACCGGCGCGGAACTGCGCCCCTTCGACGAAGCCGAGGCCCGAGAGGTCGCTCGCTGGTTCCGGTCGAGGGGGATCGAGGCGATCGGTGTGTGTTTCCTGCACGCCTACGCCAACCCGGAGCACGAGGAACGGATGCGCGCCGTTCTCGCCGAGGAGTACCCCGAGGCGGTGGTGTCGGTGTCGTCGGAGGTGTTGCGCGAGTACCGCGAGTACGAGCGGTCGATGACCACGCTCGTGGACGCGGCCGTGAAGCCGAAACTGTCGCGATACGTCAACAACATCAAGACCAGGCTGGACGCGTACGCCGCTGCCGAGGGCCAGTCCGGTCCGCCGCTGTACGTGATGAAGTCCAACGGCGGCGTGCTCAGCGCCGACGAGGTGGTGCACCAGCCGATCACCACAGTGCTGTCCGGCCCGGCTGCCGGCGCGCTCGGCGCGGCGCTCATCGCGCGTACCGCGGGCTTCGACAAGGTGGTCACCTGCGACGGGGGTGGCACCTCCACCGACGTCTCGGTCGTCATCGACGGTGAGCCGAGCCTGACCACCGAGGGCAGCGTCGGCGTGTATCCCTGCAAGATCCCGATGATCGACGTGGCCACCGTCGGCGCGGGCGGCGGCTCGATCGCCTGGCTGGCGCCCGAGGGCAACCTCAAGGTGGGACCGCACTCCGCGGGCGCGGACCCGGGCCCGCTGTGCTATCTCAAGGGCGGCACCGACGTCACGATCACGGACGCCCACGTGGTGCTCGGCCGCATTCCCGCCCACCTGCTCGGCGGTGAGATCCCGCTCGACGTCGAGGCCGCTCGCGCGGGGCTTCGGGCATTGGCGGACAAGCTGGGGCTCACCGTGGAGGCCTGTGCCACCGGCGTGCTGGAGATCTCCGCGTGGAACCAGGCCAACGCGCTGCGGCAGATTACCGTCAAACGCGGTCTCGACGTCCGTGACTTCACCCTCACCACGTTCGGCGGCTCGGGTTCGTTGCTGCTGTGCAGGCTCGTGGACATTCTCGGCCTGCCCTCGGTGCTCGTCCCGCCGAACCCCGGCAACGTGTCGGCGTTCGGCCTGCTCACCGTGGACGTGAAGAACGACTACGTGCGTACCCACGTTCGCCTTCAGGACGCGCTCACCCCCAGCGATCTGTCCACTGTGTACGCCGAGCTGACCGAGCAGGCTCGGATGGCACTGACCAAGGAGGGCTTCGCCGAGTCCGAGCACCGGTTCCTCCGGTTCGCGGACGTGCGGTACTTCGGCCAGGCCTTCGAGGTCCGGGTCCCCGTCCCGCAGGGGCCCATCGACGACGCGCTGATCGACGAGGTCGCCACCCGCTTCCACGCCGAGCATCGAGCGCTGTACGGGTACGACTTCGCCGACGACGACAGCCAGCAGGTCGAGTGGGTCAATCTGCGCGTCTCCGGGATCGGCGCCATCAGGCGGCCCACGCTGGTGAAGCAGGAGGTCGCCGCCGACCCCGGCGTGCCGGTGGAACGGTCGCGGCGAGGGGTGTGCTTCGACGCGGAGCAGGGATACCTCGACACCCCGGTCTACTGGCGGCCGGACCTTCAACCGGGCCAGGTCGTCACCGGCCCCGCGGTCGTGGAGGAATTCGGCGCCACGGTGCCGCTGCATCCCGGCTTCACGGCCCGCATCGACGAGTACTTCAACATCATCGTGACCCGGGAGGGGCAGGCATGAATACGACAACCGACAGCCGCAGGGCGCCGACGCGGTTCCCGTTCGGGATGCTGACAGCGGATGCGGGCGCGAGCGCCGACCCGGTGCTGGTCGAGATCGTGCAGGGCAGCCTCGCATCGGTCGAGATGGAGGTGGAGACCGCCATCGCGCGGACCTCACGCAGCCCGATGATCCGCGACGCGCACGACTTCCGGGCAGGCATCCACGATCGGTTGTTGCGCAAGCTGACCGGCCGCTCCTACAGTGCGCTGGTCCACCCGGTGGCGCGGGATTTCCCGCTGGAGGAGATGAAGCCGGGCGATGTGTTCTTCCACAACGACGTCTACCGGTCGGAGGGTGGCATCGGGCATCTTCCCGACCTGTGTGTGACCGTGCCGGTGTTCCACGACGCCGGTTCCGGACCGGAGGTCGTGGCGTTCGTGCAGGCGTTCGGCCATCACGACGACATCGGAGGCTCGGTGCCCGGCTCGATGCCGAGCCAGGCGACGAGCGTGTTCGAGGAAGGGCTGATGGTGCCGCCGATCCGGTTGTGGGAACAGGGCGAGCCCAACCGCGCCGCGCTTTCCATCATGACGAGGAACTCGCGGATGCCCGAATCGCTCGCCGCCGACCTGGACGCGGAGTGCGCGGCGTGCCTGATGGGGGCGCGCAGGCTCGGCGAGCTGTTCGACCGCTACGGCCGCGACACCGTGGAAGCGTGCTTCGACTCGATCATCGACAGGACGACCCGGACCTACCGGCGCGAGATCCTGTCCAAGATCCCGGTCGGTTCCTGGGTATGGGAGGACTACGCCGAGCACGACGGCGTGGACGAGCCCAAGCTGCACCGGCAGCGGATCACTCTGACCAGGACCGCTCCCGATGATCCGGAAGGGGAGCGGCTGATCCTGGATTTCGCGGGCACCTCACCGCAGGCGAAGGGCCCGATCAACCATTGCGGCGACTACTCCGACGGCGTGTTCCTCAAGAAATGGCTCGCCCCGATCCTGCGCAACCTGGCCGACACGCCGGAACGCATGGCCGAACTGGACGTCAACGAGGGCATCGTCCCGCTGATCGAGATGCGGTTCCCGCCGCCGGGTACCTTGCTGACCCCGGTGTTCCCCGCACCGACCAACGCCAGGACGTTCGTGATCCTGCGGTTGCTCGGGGTGCTCGCCGGAGTGGTCGCCAAGGCGGTCGATGGTGACATGCCCGCCGACCAGGAGACCATCCGGTACACCGGTGTTTACGGCGAGGACCACGACGGGCGCGCCTACCTCATGCGGGAGGTGCTTGGCGGTGGTTCCGGCGGCCGGTCCTATGCGGACGGTGAGGACACCATCCACGTGGTGCCCGACTCGCGCAACCTGCCGACCGAGTTCACCGAATCCCGCTTCCCGTTCCTGGTGGAGAAGCTGTCGTTGGCGGTCGATTCCGGTGGTGCCGGCAAGTTCCGTGGCGGGCTCGGCTACGAGAAGCACATCCGGATGCTGCGCGACGGTCATTTCATGTCGATCGCCGACCGGTCCATCCTCGCCTGCTGGGGTGTCAAGGGTGGCAAGGCCGGCAAGCCGTTCGAGGTGACGATCGACCCGGGCGGCCCGAACGAACGTCAGGTGGACGCGCTGGCCGACGCCGAGCCGGTGAAGGCGGGCGAGGTGATCCGGATCCGCACCACGGGCGGCGGCGGCTGGGGTGATCCGCTGGAGCGGGACCCCGAGCTGGTCGTTCGAGATGTGGTGTGGCGCAAGGTTTCCTGCGACGCGGCACTGTCCGACTACGGTGTGGTGCTCACCGGGTCGCTCGACGACGACACGGTCGGCTACGACGCTGCCGCCACCCGTGACCTCCGTGACCGCATGCGCGCGGAGGCCGATGGTTCCGCGTTCTTCGACCGGGGCCCGGGCTACGCGCGGCTCAGCGGTGGGGAGAGTACCGCCGGGGTGGACTGGAGCTGACCCTCCCGCGCTGTCCGTTCGCGCCGCGCACACCGAAGCCGCAACCGGCTCGCGTGTGCGCGGCGTTTGCCGTCGTGGCGCCTGTTTTCCTGGTTCGCTCCGGTCTCGGCCACGCCCGCGTGCGTCGATGGCATGTTCTGTCTGATAATCCCGCCGTCGCTGTATGAACTTGCCAATGATCGCGGCTCGCGGGCGGCTTAGTGTCGAGGCCATGCGGATCCTGATCGCTCTCGGCGGCAACGCCATGACCGCCGCCGACGGGCAGGCTCGCCCGGAGGACCAGCGGGCGGCCATCACCGAGGCGGCGGAGCCGATCGCCGATCTTGTCGCCGCTGGACACCAGCTGCTGCTCACCCACGGCAACGGGCCGCAGGTGGGCAACCTGCTGGTGAAGAACGAACTCGCCGCCGACGTGGTGGCCCCGGTGCCGCTGGACTGGTGCGGGGCGCAGACCCAGGCCACCGTCGGCATGCTGCTGATGAACGCGCTGGACCGGGCACTGTCGGCACGCGGCCTTGCCGCACGAACCGCGGCGTTGGTCTCGCGCACGCTGGTTGACCCCGGCGACGAGGGGATGCGTACCTTCACCAAACCCGTCGGGCGCTACCTGACGCGCGCCGAGGCGGAGAAGCTGATGGCGCACGGGCAGCGGTTCGTCGAGGTGCCGCAACGAGGTTGGCGGCGCGTGGTCGCCTCGCCGCGACCACGGAAGGCGCTCGACATGCCCGCGGCCGAGGCATTGCTGGACGCGGGTTACGTCGTCGTGTGCTCCGGCGGCGGCGGGATTCCCACGGTGCGGGCCGAGGACGGCACCCTGCACGGGGTCGAAGCCGTCATCGACAAGGACCTCACCGCCGCGTTGCTCGCCGAGCAGATCGCAGCGAACGTGCTGGTGATCGCCACCGACGTCGAGTCGGTGGTGACGGACTGGGGTACCCCGAAGGCGGCTCCGATCGGCAGGGTCACCAGCACGCGCCTGCGCGAGATCGCGCGGGAACAGGGGTTCGCAGCCGGCTCCATGGGGCCGAAAGTGGATGCGGTCATCCAGTTCGCCGAACGGGCGGGAGGCACGGGCATCATCACCTCTCTGCACCGGCTGGCCGATTCCGTCGGCGGCACGGTCGGCACCCAGGTCGTGCCGGCAGCGACCACGAGCGCGTCGCGCTCGGCCTGACCATCTCACAAGGAAGGAAGCACACATGCCATCCGCGATCGAAGTACGCAAGGTGCCGATCCACTCGGTCGCCGACGCGAGCGAGCTGGCCAAGCTGATCGACGACGGGGTGTTCGAGGCCGACCGCGTCGTCGCGATCATCGGCAAGACCGAGGGCAACGGCGGGGTGAACGACTTCACCCGCATCATCGCCGACCGCGCCTTCCGTGAGGTGCTCGTTGACAAGGGCACCCGGCCGATGGAGGAGGTCCGGCAAATCCCGATCGTCTGGTCGGGCGGGACCGACGGTGTGATCAGCCCGCACGCCACGATCTTCGCCACCGTCCCCGAAGAGAAGGCCGAGCCGACCGACGAGCCACGGCTGACCGTCGGGTTCGCGATGAGCGAGCAGATTCTTCCCGAGGAGATCGGCCGCCGCCCCATGATCGAGAAGGTCGCGGCAGGGGTGAAGGAAGCCATGGCCCGCGCGGGTATCACCGACCCCGCCGACGTCCACTATGTACAGACTAAGACGCCGCTGCTGACCATCGACACGATTCGTGACGCCAAGAGCCGGGGCAAGTCGGTGTGGACGGAGCACACGCTGGAGTCGATGGACCTGTCCAACGGCACGACCGCACTCGGCATCGGGGTGGCGCTGGGTGAGCTCGAACTGCCGAGCGACGAGGAAGTCCTGCACAACCGCGACCTGTACTCCAAGGTCGCATCGTGCTCCTCGGGTGTGGAACTGGACAGGGCGCAGATCGTGGTCGTCGGCAACGCCAGGGGCGTCGGCGGCCGGTACCGCATCGGCCACTCCGTGATGCGGGACGCGCTGGATCAGGACGGCATCTGGGACGCCATCCGCGACGCCGGGCTCACCCTGCCGGAGAGCCCAAGGCACACCGACCTGGACGGTCGGCTGGTCAACGTGTTCCTCAAGTGCGAGGCCTCGGCGGACGGCATGGTGCGCGGGCGGCGTAACGCGATGCTGGACGACTCCGACGTGCACTGGCACCGGCAGATCAAGGCCTGCGTCGGCGGCGTCACGGCCGCGGTGACCGGCGACCCCGCCGTCTTCGTGTCCGTTTCGGCCGTCCATCAAGGCCCTTCCGGGGGCGGCACGGTGGCGGCGATCGTCGATCTGGGTGCCGAGCCGACCGGCTACCGCGCTCCCCGCGACTGACCATATCCCAGGCCACACCCTGGCCGGGCCCACCCGCCGTGGCGGGCCCGGCCAGGCGACACCGCCGGACAGCGAGAGAAGCCATGTCAGAAGACGAACTGTGCCTGCGTTCAGCCTGCGAACTCGCCGGGCTGCTGCGCCGCCGTGAGGTGTCGGCGAGGGAAGTGCTGCGTGCTCACCTCGCGCGCATCGACGCGGTGAACCCGAAGGTCAACGCGATCGTCACCGTGGCACGCGAGCACGCGCACCGCGCGGCACACGCCGCAGACCAGGCGATCATGAGTGGTGAGCCGCTCGGGCCGCTGCACGGACTTCCGGTCGCCCACAAGGACCTCACCGAGACCAAGGGCATCCGCACGACCTACGGATCTCCCGCCCGGGCGGAGTACGTTCCCGACTTCGACAGCATCGTGGTGGAACGTCTGACGTCGGCGGGAGCCGTGACGGTCGGCAAGACCAACACCCCGGAATGGGGCACCGGCTCGCAGACGTTCAACCCGCTGTTCGGTGCCACCCGCAACCCCTACGACCTGAGCAAGACCGTCGGCGGGAGCAGTGGGGGAGCGGCGGCGGCACTGGCGGCCAGGCTGGTGCCCATCGCCGACGGCACGGACATGGGCGGATCGCTGCGCAATCCCGCGAGCTTCTGCAATGTGGTGGGCCTGCGGCCCTCGCTCGGCAGGGTGCCGATGTGGCCTGCCACGGACCCGTTGTTCACCCTCGGCGTGGCAGGGCCGATGGCGCGCACGGCCGCCGACGTCGCCCTGCTCATGCGCGTGCTCGCCGAACCCGACCCGCGCTCGCCGCTGTCCCATCACGTTCCGGCGTCGCGGTTCGCCGACCCGCTCGACCGGGACTTCGCGGGCACGCCCGTGGCGTGGAGTGCCGACCTGGGGGGACTGCCCGTTGATGAGCGAGTGCTACGGGCGATGGCACCGGGCAGGCAGGTGCTGGCGGAACTGGGCTGCCGGGTGACCGATCAGGACCCGGACCTGACCGGTGCCGAGGACGCGTTCCGCACCTGGCGTGCCTGGTACTACGCGCTGAGCCTCGGCCCGTTGTACCGAGAGCATCCGGAGTGGTTCGGGGACAGCGCCGCAGGGAACATCGAGGCAGGCTGGCAGGTGACGGGTGAGGACCTGGCTCGC comes from Saccharomonospora xinjiangensis XJ-54 and encodes:
- a CDS encoding amidase; protein product: MSEDELCLRSACELAGLLRRREVSAREVLRAHLARIDAVNPKVNAIVTVAREHAHRAAHAADQAIMSGEPLGPLHGLPVAHKDLTETKGIRTTYGSPARAEYVPDFDSIVVERLTSAGAVTVGKTNTPEWGTGSQTFNPLFGATRNPYDLSKTVGGSSGGAAAALAARLVPIADGTDMGGSLRNPASFCNVVGLRPSLGRVPMWPATDPLFTLGVAGPMARTAADVALLMRVLAEPDPRSPLSHHVPASRFADPLDRDFAGTPVAWSADLGGLPVDERVLRAMAPGRQVLAELGCRVTDQDPDLTGAEDAFRTWRAWYYALSLGPLYREHPEWFGDSAAGNIEAGWQVTGEDLARAQKRRIALYHRMREFLDTHEFLVTLVSPVPPFDVELPYPPEVAGVGSESYLDWMRSCYWISATGLPAASVPCGFTDDGLPVGLQIVGRPGDDFGVLQLAHAFETATGTGNRVPTLPDDPADSHRSRP
- a CDS encoding hydantoinase B/oxoprolinase family protein, with protein sequence MNTTTDSRRAPTRFPFGMLTADAGASADPVLVEIVQGSLASVEMEVETAIARTSRSPMIRDAHDFRAGIHDRLLRKLTGRSYSALVHPVARDFPLEEMKPGDVFFHNDVYRSEGGIGHLPDLCVTVPVFHDAGSGPEVVAFVQAFGHHDDIGGSVPGSMPSQATSVFEEGLMVPPIRLWEQGEPNRAALSIMTRNSRMPESLAADLDAECAACLMGARRLGELFDRYGRDTVEACFDSIIDRTTRTYRREILSKIPVGSWVWEDYAEHDGVDEPKLHRQRITLTRTAPDDPEGERLILDFAGTSPQAKGPINHCGDYSDGVFLKKWLAPILRNLADTPERMAELDVNEGIVPLIEMRFPPPGTLLTPVFPAPTNARTFVILRLLGVLAGVVAKAVDGDMPADQETIRYTGVYGEDHDGRAYLMREVLGGGSGGRSYADGEDTIHVVPDSRNLPTEFTESRFPFLVEKLSLAVDSGGAGKFRGGLGYEKHIRMLRDGHFMSIADRSILACWGVKGGKAGKPFEVTIDPGGPNERQVDALADAEPVKAGEVIRIRTTGGGGWGDPLERDPELVVRDVVWRKVSCDAALSDYGVVLTGSLDDDTVGYDAAATRDLRDRMRAEADGSAFFDRGPGYARLSGGESTAGVDWS
- a CDS encoding hydantoinase/oxoprolinase family protein codes for the protein MSEQRRIRIGMDTGGTFTDVVAFDESTGRLTTTKTPSTPDNPADGFMTGIEKVLAMLGGFEHLDRSRQGAAISAVSHGTTVATNQLLEGKVEKLGFVTNEGYEAILEIARQSVPDGYGNSYFWVKPDRIVPRHLVRSVPGRLDHTGAELRPFDEAEAREVARWFRSRGIEAIGVCFLHAYANPEHEERMRAVLAEEYPEAVVSVSSEVLREYREYERSMTTLVDAAVKPKLSRYVNNIKTRLDAYAAAEGQSGPPLYVMKSNGGVLSADEVVHQPITTVLSGPAAGALGAALIARTAGFDKVVTCDGGGTSTDVSVVIDGEPSLTTEGSVGVYPCKIPMIDVATVGAGGGSIAWLAPEGNLKVGPHSAGADPGPLCYLKGGTDVTITDAHVVLGRIPAHLLGGEIPLDVEAARAGLRALADKLGLTVEACATGVLEISAWNQANALRQITVKRGLDVRDFTLTTFGGSGSLLLCRLVDILGLPSVLVPPNPGNVSAFGLLTVDVKNDYVRTHVRLQDALTPSDLSTVYAELTEQARMALTKEGFAESEHRFLRFADVRYFGQAFEVRVPVPQGPIDDALIDEVATRFHAEHRALYGYDFADDDSQQVEWVNLRVSGIGAIRRPTLVKQEVAADPGVPVERSRRGVCFDAEQGYLDTPVYWRPDLQPGQVVTGPAVVEEFGATVPLHPGFTARIDEYFNIIVTREGQA
- a CDS encoding ring-opening amidohydrolase, which produces MPSAIEVRKVPIHSVADASELAKLIDDGVFEADRVVAIIGKTEGNGGVNDFTRIIADRAFREVLVDKGTRPMEEVRQIPIVWSGGTDGVISPHATIFATVPEEKAEPTDEPRLTVGFAMSEQILPEEIGRRPMIEKVAAGVKEAMARAGITDPADVHYVQTKTPLLTIDTIRDAKSRGKSVWTEHTLESMDLSNGTTALGIGVALGELELPSDEEVLHNRDLYSKVASCSSGVELDRAQIVVVGNARGVGGRYRIGHSVMRDALDQDGIWDAIRDAGLTLPESPRHTDLDGRLVNVFLKCEASADGMVRGRRNAMLDDSDVHWHRQIKACVGGVTAAVTGDPAVFVSVSAVHQGPSGGGTVAAIVDLGAEPTGYRAPRD
- a CDS encoding SRPBCC family protein, with amino-acid sequence MRIAGEATLNAPVKQVWDALLDPAVLVRTIPGCERLETTGENSYSMTVTAGVASIKGTYGGTCTLRDLDPHRSLVLSAQGEGAPGTITANVKVVFGENEDGTTSLSYDADAVVGGMIGGVGQRMLTSVSKRLAGEFFDAVDGVLTGTEQAAAPVQAAEARQGAPVESTVFTAPVQARPAGDSDSFLKGVALGAGLMLLGVIAGSLTGRRCRG
- a CDS encoding carbamate kinase, whose product is MRILIALGGNAMTAADGQARPEDQRAAITEAAEPIADLVAAGHQLLLTHGNGPQVGNLLVKNELAADVVAPVPLDWCGAQTQATVGMLLMNALDRALSARGLAARTAALVSRTLVDPGDEGMRTFTKPVGRYLTRAEAEKLMAHGQRFVEVPQRGWRRVVASPRPRKALDMPAAEALLDAGYVVVCSGGGGIPTVRAEDGTLHGVEAVIDKDLTAALLAEQIAANVLVIATDVESVVTDWGTPKAAPIGRVTSTRLREIAREQGFAAGSMGPKVDAVIQFAERAGGTGIITSLHRLADSVGGTVGTQVVPAATTSASRSA